One window of Camelina sativa cultivar DH55 chromosome 4, Cs, whole genome shotgun sequence genomic DNA carries:
- the LOC104780740 gene encoding plastidial pyruvate kinase 4, chloroplastic: MALYMSSATSLTNLCTAHNNNVIQLLDMVGIDSSHLLRGKILCFSSRSLMNNQHRTTTSSLSLNQMRFRVPRTLTFNLARGKGEAGSCSRLEATFGDTSTECTWSFDFPESKVELSHLESEAHLSGINGDNNVASVIDKLNALQSHLLAAEKWNASQLHLCDRKYLESATNLVHYMALRSLDIEQLNSHLASLGLSSLDNNDLDVLASLNASINLLMNSSYNDHKAVTESWNNTYPKSKSTKKNDKGRGVSSYKESLLGKVREGRSTHIMVTVGEEATLSETFITDIVKAGTSIIRINCAHGDLSIWGEIIERVRRASQMLEMPCRVHMDLAGPKLRTGTLKPGPCVMKVSPKKDAYGNTVSPALVWLSLTGTEPPAHVSPDATISVQDQDFLAGLQIGDSVRLRDARGRKRRLRISKEFHVFSSTGFVAECFDTAYIESGTELNIKGKKVGRVVDVPPKESFVRLRVGDLLVITREGSLDEPSVTVPGAYSLTCPSGYLFDSVKPGETIGFDDGKIWGVIKGTSPSEVVVSITHAGPKGTKLGSEKSINIPQSDIRFKGLTSKDIKDLDYVASHADMVGISFIRDVHDITVLRQELKKRKLDDLGVVLKIETESGFKNLSLILLEAMKCSNPLGVMIARGDLAVECGWERLASIQEEIIGICKAARVPVIMATQVLESLVKSGVPTRAEITDAANAKRASCVMLNKGKNVVEAVSMLDTILHTKLMYKKPDSENPHCSASH; the protein is encoded by the exons ATGGCTTTGTATATGAGTTCTGCTACCTCACTCACAAATCTCTGCACAGCACATAACAACAAT GTGATCCAATTACTCGATATGGTGGGAATTGATTCAAGCCACTTGTTGAGAGGCAAGATCCTTTGCTTCTCCAGCAGGTCTCTCATGAACAACCAGCATAGGACTACTACTAGTTCATTATCACTTAACCAGATGAGATTTCGTGTTCCGAGAACCTTAACTTTTAACTTAGCGCGCGGGAAAGGCGAAGCTGGAAGTTGCAGCAGATTGGAAGCTACCTTTGGTGATACCTCTACAGAATGTACCTGGAGTTTTGACTTTCCAGAGTCTAAAGTTGAGCTTTCTCATCTCGAGTCAGAAGCACACCTCTCTGGAATCAATGGGGACAATAATGTGGCTAGTGTTATCGATAAACTGAATGCTCTCCAGTCACATCTATTAGCAGCAGAGAAGTGGAATGCTTCTCAACTTCATTTATGTGACAG GAAATATCTGGAATCTGCAACAAACTTAGTTCATTACATGGCTTTGAGGTCCCTGGACATTGAGCAGCTCAACAGCCATCTAGCTTCTCTTGGTCTGTCAAGTTTAGACAACAACGATTTGGATGTTCTTGCTAGCCTTAACGCCTCTATTAATCTGTTGATGAACTCTTCATACAACGACCACAAGGCTGTGACAGAGTCTTGGAATAATACATATCCCAAGAGCAAAAGTACTAAAAAGAATGACAAAGGGAGGGGGGTATCATCATACAAAGAGTCATTACTGGGTAAGGTTCGTGAGGGAAGAAGTACTCATATTATGGTAACGGTTGGTGAAGAAGCTACTTTGAGTGAAACATTTATAACCGATATTGTTAAAGCTGGCACTTCCATTATACGTATAAACTGTGCACATGGAGATCTGAGCATTTGGGGTGAGATCATCGAAAGAGTTAGAAGAGCTTCTCAGATGCTAGAGATGCCATGTCGCGTTCATATGGATTTAGCTGGACCAAAACTGAGAACTGGTACCTTAAAACCTGGTCCCTGTGTGATGAAAGTTTCACCAAAGAAAGATGCTTATGGAAATACTGTTTCTCCTGCTCTGGTATGGCTCTCTCTCACAGGAACAGAACCTCCTGCTCATGTTTCTCCTGATGCTACTATATCTGTCCAAGACCAAGATTTTCTTGCTGGTCTCCAAATTGGTGATTCTGTAAGACTACGTGACGCTAGAGGGAGAAAGAGGAGACTTAGAATCTCAAAAGAGTTTCATGTTTTCTCCAGTACCGGATTTGTGGCTGAATGTTTTGATACTGCTTACATTGAGTCAGGAACTGAGTTAAACATCAAGGGAAAGAAAGTTGGACGAGTAGTAGATGTTCCTCCCAAGGAATCTTTTGTAAGGCTCAGAGTGGGAGATTTACTAGTCATAACCCGAGAAGGATCGCTCGATGAACCTTCAGTAACTGTTCCAGGAGCTTATAGTTTAACTTGTCCTTCCGGTTATTTGTTTGATTCAGTCAAGCCTGGTGAAACCATTGGTTTTGATGATGGCAAAATATGGGGAGTAATCAAAGGAACAAGCCCTTCAGAGGTAGTTGTCTCCATCACTCATGCAGGTCCAAAAGGTACAAAACTAGGATCAGAGAAGTCCATTAACATTCCGCAGAGCGATATCCGTTTCAAAGGCCTTACATCAAAAGATATCAAAGATCTTGATTATGTAGCTTCACATGCTGACATGGTTGGCATTTCTTTCATACGCGATGTTCATGATATTACCGTTCTAAGGCAAGAACTCAAGAAAAGGAAACTAGATGATCTTGGTGTTGTTCTAAAGATTGAAACGGAAAGTGGATTCAAGAACTTGTCATTGATTCTGTTAGAGGCAATGAAGTGTTCGAATCCTTTGGGAGTTATGATAGCTCGAGGTGATCTTGCAGTGGAATGTGGATGGGAGAGATTGGCTAGTATACAGGAGGAGATTATAGGTATCTGTAAAGCTGCTCGTGTACCGGTAATTATGGCAACTCAGGTTCTGGAATCACTTGTTAAATCCGGTGTTCCAACTCGAGCTGAGATCACAGATGCTGCAAATGCCAAAAG GGCGAGCTGCGTGATGTTGAACAAAGGCAAGAATGTCGTTGAAGCTGTTTCGATGTTGGATACTATTCTTCACACGAAGCTTATGTATAAGAAACCTGACTCTGAAAACCCCCATTGCTCTGCTTCTCACTAG
- the LOC104780742 gene encoding pentatricopeptide repeat-containing protein At3g49170, chloroplastic isoform X1, translating to MAMISFSLPSPAKLPVKSQPSVSNRINVADRLILRHLNAGDLRGAVSALDLMARDGIRPIDSVTFSSLLKSCIRARDFRLGKLVHARVMEFEIEPDSVLYNSLISLYSKSGDSAKAEDVFVSMGRFGKRDVVSWSAMMACLGNNGRELDAIRLFVEFLELGLVPNDYCYTAVIRACSNSEFVGVGRVILGFLMKTGHFESDVCVGCSLIDMFVKGENSLENAYKVFDKMSELNVVTWTLMITRCMQMGFPREAVRFFLDMVLSGFESDKFTLSSVFSACAELENLSLGKQLHSWAIRSGLADDVECSLVDMYAKCSADSSVDDCRKVFDRMQDHSVMSWTALITGYMQNCNLATEAINLFCEMITQGHVEPNHFTFSSAFKACGNLLDPRVGKQVLGHAFKRGLASNSSVANSVISMFVKSDRMEDARRAFESLSEKNLVSYNTFLDGTCRNLDFEQAFELLNEITERELGVSAFTFASLLSGVASVGSIRKGEQIHSQVLKLGLACNQPVCNALISMYSKCGSIDTASQVFNLMEDRNVISWTSMITGFAKHGFAERVLETFNQMTEEGVKPNEVTYVAILSACSHVGLVSEGWRHFKSMYQDHNIKPKMEHYACMVDLLCRAGLLTDAFEFINKMPFQADVLVWRTFLGACRVHSNTELGKMAARKILELDPNEPAAYIQLSNIYASAGKWEESTEMRKKMKERNLVKEGGCSWIEVGDKVHKFYVGDTSHPNAHKIYDELDRLISEIKRCGYVPDTDLVLHKLEEDDDDDGTKKERLLYQHSEKIAVAFGLISTAKSRPVRVFKNLRVCGDCHNAMKYISSVSGREIVLRDLNRFHHFKGGKCSCNDYWLNENDIVYEWTFQHPSVLLGSRR from the exons ATGGCGATGATAAGCTTTTCGTTACCATCTCCCGCCAAACTTCCGGTTAAATCTCAGCCGTCCGTTTCAAATCGGATCAACGTCGCCGACCGTTTGATCCTCCGTCATCTCAATGCCGGAGATCTTCGTGGAGCGGTTTCAGCTCTCGATCTCATGGCTCGTGACGGGATTCGTCCCATCGACTCAGTCACTTTCTCATCACTCCTCAAATCTTGTATCCGAGCACGCGATTTTCGCCTCGGGAAGCTCGTCCACGCTCGGGTGATGGAGTTTGAAATCGAGCCTGACTCGGTTCTATACAATTCGTTGATCAGCTTGTACTCGAAATCTGGAGATTCGGCGAAAGCCGAGGATGTGTTTGTGTCTATGGGGAGATTTGGTAAGCGAGATGTTGTTTCGTGGAGTGCGATGATGGCTTGTTTGGGTAACAACGGTAGAGAGTTAGATGCGATTAGGctttttgttgagtttttgGAGTTGGGTTTGGTGCCTAATGATTACTGTTACACTGCGGTGATACGAGCTTGCTCGAATTCGGAATTTGTTGGAGTTGGGAGagtgattttagggtttttgatgaaGACTGGGCATTTTGAATCCGATGTTTGTGTTGGTTGTTCTTTGATTGACATGTTTGTGAAAGGGGAGAATAGTCTTGAGAATGCGTATAAGGTGTTTGATAAAATGTCTGAACTAAATGTTGTTACTTGGACTTTGATGATTACTAGGTGTATGCAGATGGGGTTTCCTAGGGAAGCGGTTAGGTTTTTCTTGGACATGGTTTTAAGCGGATTTGAATCAGATAAGTTCACTCTAAGCTCTGTGTTTTCGGCGTGTGCTGAGTTGGAGAATTTGTCGTTGGGGAAGCAGTTGCATTCTTGGGCTATTAGATCGGGACTTGCGGATGATGTTGAGTGTAGTTTAGTTGATATGTATGCGAAATGTTCTGCGGACAGTTCGGTAGATGACTGCAGGAAGGTGTTTGATAGAATGCAGGATCATAGTGTTATGTCGTGGACGGCATTGATTACAGGTTATATGCAAAACTGTAATCTCGCTACAGAGGCTATTAATCTCTTTTGTGAAATGATAACCCAAGGTCATGTTGAGCCAAATCATTTCACTTTCTCGAGCGCATTCAAGGCGTGTGGAAATCTTTTGGATCCACGGGTAGGTAAACAGGTTCTTGGTCATGCTTTCAAAAGAGGACTTGCTTCGAATAGTAGTGTTGCAAACTCGGTTATTAGCATGTTTGTTAAATCTGACAGGATGGAAGATGCTCGGAGAGCTTTTGAATCTCTTTCTGAGAAGAACTTGGTCTCATATAACACCTTTCTTGACGGGACCTGCAGGAACTTGGATTTTGAGCAAGCTTTTGAGCTTTTAAATGAGATCACTGAGAGAGAATTAGGTGTTAGCGCTTTCACATTTGCTAGCTTGTTGAGTGGAGTTGCAAGTGTTGGTTCAATAAGAAAAGGCGAGCAAATCCATTCTCAGGTGCTTAAACTGGGGCTGGCGTGCAATCAACCCGTCTGCAACGCGTTGATATCTATGTATTCCAAATGTGGAAGCATTGACACAGCTTCCCAAGTCTTCAATCTAATGGAAGATCGTAATGTCATCTCGTGGACTTCAATGATCACAGGTTTTGCTAAACATGGATTCGCTGAAAGGGTACTCGAAACATTCAACCAAATGACGGAAGAAGGGGTGAAGCCAAACGAGGTCACTTACGTTGCAATATTATCCGCATGTAGCCATGTTGGTTTGGTCTCTGAAGGATGGAGACATTTCAAATCAATGTATCAAGACCACAATATCAAACCTAAGATGGAGCACTATGCATGTATGGTTGATCTTCTATGTCGAGCCGGGCTTCTCACAGACGCATTTGAGTTCATTAACAAAATGCCCTTCCAAGCCGATGTATTAGTATGGCGTACGTTTCTTGGAGCTTGTAGAGTTCACAGTAATACAGAACTTGGAAAGATGGCTGCGAGGAAGATCTTAGAGCTTGACCCAAATGAGCCTGCAGCTTATATACAGCTCTCAAACATATACGCTAGTGCAG GGAAATGGGAAGAATCTAcggagatgaggaagaagatgaaagagagaaacttggttaaagaaggaggttgcagttGGATAGAAGTGGGAGATAAGGTTCATAAGTTCTACGTAGGCGACACATCTCACCCGAATGCTCACAAAATATACGATGAACTGGACCGGCTAATTTCAGAAATAAAACGCTGCGGATATGTTCCCGATACGGATCTTGTTCTTCACAAGctagaggaagatgatgatgatgatggcacAAAGAAGGAGAGGTTACTGTATCAGCACAGCGAGAAAATTGCGGTTGCATTTGGGCTTATTAGCACGGCGAAATCAAGACCGGTAAGGGTGTTCAAGAACTTACGGGTCTGCGGAGATTGCCATAACGCGATGAAATATATATCGTCGGTCTCTGGTAGAGAGATTGTGTTGAGAGATTTGAATCGTTTTCATCATTTCAAAGGTGGGAAATGTTCTTGTAATGATTATTG GTTAAACGAAAACGACATCGTTTATGAATGGACCTTTCAGCATCCGTCCGTGTTACTAGGTTCCAGAAGATGA
- the LOC104780742 gene encoding pentatricopeptide repeat-containing protein At3g49170, chloroplastic isoform X2 — protein sequence MAMISFSLPSPAKLPVKSQPSVSNRINVADRLILRHLNAGDLRGAVSALDLMARDGIRPIDSVTFSSLLKSCIRARDFRLGKLVHARVMEFEIEPDSVLYNSLISLYSKSGDSAKAEDVFVSMGRFGKRDVVSWSAMMACLGNNGRELDAIRLFVEFLELGLVPNDYCYTAVIRACSNSEFVGVGRVILGFLMKTGHFESDVCVGCSLIDMFVKGENSLENAYKVFDKMSELNVVTWTLMITRCMQMGFPREAVRFFLDMVLSGFESDKFTLSSVFSACAELENLSLGKQLHSWAIRSGLADDVECSLVDMYAKCSADSSVDDCRKVFDRMQDHSVMSWTALITGYMQNCNLATEAINLFCEMITQGHVEPNHFTFSSAFKACGNLLDPRVGKQVLGHAFKRGLASNSSVANSVISMFVKSDRMEDARRAFESLSEKNLVSYNTFLDGTCRNLDFEQAFELLNEITERELGVSAFTFASLLSGVASVGSIRKGEQIHSQVLKLGLACNQPVCNALISMYSKCGSIDTASQVFNLMEDRNVISWTSMITGFAKHGFAERVLETFNQMTEEGVKPNEVTYVAILSACSHVGLVSEGWRHFKSMYQDHNIKPKMEHYACMVDLLCRAGLLTDAFEFINKMPFQADVLVWRTFLGACRVHSNTELGKMAARKILELDPNEPAAYIQLSNIYASAGKWEESTEMRKKMKERNLVKEGGCSWIEVGDKVHKFYVGDTSHPNAHKIYDELDRLISEIKRCGYVPDTDLVLHKLEEDDDDDGTKKERLLYQHSEKIAVAFGLISTAKSRPVRVFKNLRVCGDCHNAMKYISSVSGREIVLRDLNRFHHFKGGKCSCNDYW from the exons ATGGCGATGATAAGCTTTTCGTTACCATCTCCCGCCAAACTTCCGGTTAAATCTCAGCCGTCCGTTTCAAATCGGATCAACGTCGCCGACCGTTTGATCCTCCGTCATCTCAATGCCGGAGATCTTCGTGGAGCGGTTTCAGCTCTCGATCTCATGGCTCGTGACGGGATTCGTCCCATCGACTCAGTCACTTTCTCATCACTCCTCAAATCTTGTATCCGAGCACGCGATTTTCGCCTCGGGAAGCTCGTCCACGCTCGGGTGATGGAGTTTGAAATCGAGCCTGACTCGGTTCTATACAATTCGTTGATCAGCTTGTACTCGAAATCTGGAGATTCGGCGAAAGCCGAGGATGTGTTTGTGTCTATGGGGAGATTTGGTAAGCGAGATGTTGTTTCGTGGAGTGCGATGATGGCTTGTTTGGGTAACAACGGTAGAGAGTTAGATGCGATTAGGctttttgttgagtttttgGAGTTGGGTTTGGTGCCTAATGATTACTGTTACACTGCGGTGATACGAGCTTGCTCGAATTCGGAATTTGTTGGAGTTGGGAGagtgattttagggtttttgatgaaGACTGGGCATTTTGAATCCGATGTTTGTGTTGGTTGTTCTTTGATTGACATGTTTGTGAAAGGGGAGAATAGTCTTGAGAATGCGTATAAGGTGTTTGATAAAATGTCTGAACTAAATGTTGTTACTTGGACTTTGATGATTACTAGGTGTATGCAGATGGGGTTTCCTAGGGAAGCGGTTAGGTTTTTCTTGGACATGGTTTTAAGCGGATTTGAATCAGATAAGTTCACTCTAAGCTCTGTGTTTTCGGCGTGTGCTGAGTTGGAGAATTTGTCGTTGGGGAAGCAGTTGCATTCTTGGGCTATTAGATCGGGACTTGCGGATGATGTTGAGTGTAGTTTAGTTGATATGTATGCGAAATGTTCTGCGGACAGTTCGGTAGATGACTGCAGGAAGGTGTTTGATAGAATGCAGGATCATAGTGTTATGTCGTGGACGGCATTGATTACAGGTTATATGCAAAACTGTAATCTCGCTACAGAGGCTATTAATCTCTTTTGTGAAATGATAACCCAAGGTCATGTTGAGCCAAATCATTTCACTTTCTCGAGCGCATTCAAGGCGTGTGGAAATCTTTTGGATCCACGGGTAGGTAAACAGGTTCTTGGTCATGCTTTCAAAAGAGGACTTGCTTCGAATAGTAGTGTTGCAAACTCGGTTATTAGCATGTTTGTTAAATCTGACAGGATGGAAGATGCTCGGAGAGCTTTTGAATCTCTTTCTGAGAAGAACTTGGTCTCATATAACACCTTTCTTGACGGGACCTGCAGGAACTTGGATTTTGAGCAAGCTTTTGAGCTTTTAAATGAGATCACTGAGAGAGAATTAGGTGTTAGCGCTTTCACATTTGCTAGCTTGTTGAGTGGAGTTGCAAGTGTTGGTTCAATAAGAAAAGGCGAGCAAATCCATTCTCAGGTGCTTAAACTGGGGCTGGCGTGCAATCAACCCGTCTGCAACGCGTTGATATCTATGTATTCCAAATGTGGAAGCATTGACACAGCTTCCCAAGTCTTCAATCTAATGGAAGATCGTAATGTCATCTCGTGGACTTCAATGATCACAGGTTTTGCTAAACATGGATTCGCTGAAAGGGTACTCGAAACATTCAACCAAATGACGGAAGAAGGGGTGAAGCCAAACGAGGTCACTTACGTTGCAATATTATCCGCATGTAGCCATGTTGGTTTGGTCTCTGAAGGATGGAGACATTTCAAATCAATGTATCAAGACCACAATATCAAACCTAAGATGGAGCACTATGCATGTATGGTTGATCTTCTATGTCGAGCCGGGCTTCTCACAGACGCATTTGAGTTCATTAACAAAATGCCCTTCCAAGCCGATGTATTAGTATGGCGTACGTTTCTTGGAGCTTGTAGAGTTCACAGTAATACAGAACTTGGAAAGATGGCTGCGAGGAAGATCTTAGAGCTTGACCCAAATGAGCCTGCAGCTTATATACAGCTCTCAAACATATACGCTAGTGCAG GGAAATGGGAAGAATCTAcggagatgaggaagaagatgaaagagagaaacttggttaaagaaggaggttgcagttGGATAGAAGTGGGAGATAAGGTTCATAAGTTCTACGTAGGCGACACATCTCACCCGAATGCTCACAAAATATACGATGAACTGGACCGGCTAATTTCAGAAATAAAACGCTGCGGATATGTTCCCGATACGGATCTTGTTCTTCACAAGctagaggaagatgatgatgatgatggcacAAAGAAGGAGAGGTTACTGTATCAGCACAGCGAGAAAATTGCGGTTGCATTTGGGCTTATTAGCACGGCGAAATCAAGACCGGTAAGGGTGTTCAAGAACTTACGGGTCTGCGGAGATTGCCATAACGCGATGAAATATATATCGTCGGTCTCTGGTAGAGAGATTGTGTTGAGAGATTTGAATCGTTTTCATCATTTCAAAGGTGGGAAATGTTCTTGTAATGATTATTGGTAA
- the LOC104780744 gene encoding protein ROOT INITIATION DEFECTIVE 3-like: MEISVIASSSVESEIGSWDLKTGNKLLQFKPCASPAHGLTAVGEKFLAASQLRKESASSGSIFYWSWNKPQVEVKSFPVESIKALTANNEGTYLVGGGTSGDIYLWEVATGKLLKKWHGHYRSVTCLVFSGDDSLLVSGSQDGTVRVWSLIRLFDDFQRQHGNTLYEHNFNEHTMSITDIVIDYGGSNALIISSSEDRTCKVWSLSKEKLLKNIIFPSAINSLALDPCGSVFYAGARDSKIYIGAINATSEYGTQVLGSVSEQSKAVTCLAYCADGNLLISGSESGMVCVWDPKSRRPVRTFNLGKNPVNNIQVVRKTIVANSNKAQSSWKRRGSLIPPPLEKYERSGEDTMDGIVTIEPLPYSDVPVYNSFLSADLIDEQVKELQQQGSAATEIEMERLKLEYKRSLQMNDQWQKNYENLLQVVMEEEQIGGSN, translated from the exons ATGGAGATTAGTGTCATCGCGTCATCGTCGGTCGAAAGTGAAATTGGAAGCTGGGATCTCAAGACCGGAAACAAACTGCTTCAATTCAAGCCGTGTGCTTCTCCGGCGCATGGTCTCACCGCCGTCGGCGAGAAATTCCTCGCCGCCTCTCAGCTCCGTAAAGAATCTGCTTCTTCTGGCTCGATTTTTTACTGGTCTTGGAATAAG cCTCAAGTCGAAGTGAAGAGCTTCCCAGTTGAATCAATAAAGGCACTTACAGCAAACAATGAAGGAACTTACTTAGTTGGTGGTGGAACCTCGGGAGATATTTATCTTTGGGAG GTTGCGACTGGGAAGTTACTTAAGAAGTGGCATGGTCATTATCGTTCAGTAACATGCTTGGTGTTCTCTGGAGATGATTCTTTGTTAGTTTCAGGATCTCAAGATGGAACTGTTAGAGTTTGGTCTCTTATAAG GCTTTTTGATGATTTCCAGAGGCAGCATGGGAACACTCTTTATGAACACAATTTTAATGAGCATACAATGTCTATAACTGACATTGTCATAGACTATGGAGGCTCCAATGCTCTGATAATTTCTTCTTCAGAAGATCGGACTTGCAAG GTTTGGAGCTTGTCAAAAGAGAAATTGttgaaaaatatcatttttccTTCAGCCATCAATTCACTCGCATTGGACCCTTGCGGGTCTGTGTTCTATGCTGGTGCCAGAGACAGCAAGATCTATATCGGTGCCATTAATGCCACAAGTGAATATGGGACACAAGTTCTTGGTTCAGTATCCGAACAGAG CAAAGCTGTTACTTGCTTAGCATATTGCGCAGACGGAAACCTTTTAATATCTGGATCAGAAAGTGgtatggtttgtgtttgggaTCCCAAATCACGTCGCCCTGTTCGGACTTTCAACCTTGGAAAAA ATCCTGTGAACAATATTCAAGTTGTTAGAAAAACGATAGTTGCTAATTCCAACAAAGCACAATCTTCCTGGAAAAGACGTGGGTCTTTGATACCACCGCCTCtggaaaaatatgaaagatCAGGAGAAGATACTATGGATGGTATTGTTACCATCGAGCCGCTGCCATATTCTGATGTTCCTGTTTACAATTCTTTCCTCAGTGCTGACCTTATCGACGAGCAAGTTAAAGAACTTCAG CAACAAGGCTCTGCAGCAACGGAGATCGAAATGGAAAGACTGAAACTTGAATACAAAAGATCTTTGCAGATGAACGATCAAT